In Oscillatoria acuminata PCC 6304, a single window of DNA contains:
- a CDS encoding glycoside hydrolase family 3 protein, translating into MSDLIPALPDLETLSLEEQVAQLFVVRASGHLFDHQIEYPDWEPPGAQLQKLLQEQGVGGVILVGGSAGDLMLRSQQLQSWAKYPLLIAADIEEGVGQRFAGATWFPPPMAIAKIAATEPSKAQGYATAMGAYTAQEALAVGINWVLAPVVDVNNNPENPVINVRAFGENSQTASELALAFMRGAQKYPVLTCAKHFPGHGDTSVDSHIELPVLRHSPERLESVELPPFQQAITAGVDAVMSAHLCIEAWDPEYPATLSSKILTGQLRQRFGFEGLIVTDALVMGAIAKRYGPNEAPILALEAGADILLMPVDPAEAIMALCNAIKSGRISRDRIRQSVTRIWKAKQKLFSPSTVVNPPTSPTAQLINLSTPGAINCVENILRESQQIGGSLPLAVPQPESGEYWNNLLVTDSLVNSTFLNKQAPAIVMPKSKGYQFQGVDCSTPCRGQDLKAMATVKTLLQVFIRGNPFGGPAQVTRLAREWLTLLLETGQLQAVVIYGSPYVLDEFKHLLPPSIPFVFSYGQMGAAQAIALETLFGLTPTPTQPNPFY; encoded by the coding sequence ATGTCGGATCTAATCCCGGCACTGCCGGATCTCGAAACCTTATCGTTAGAAGAACAGGTGGCGCAGTTGTTCGTCGTCAGAGCATCTGGACATCTGTTTGACCACCAAATCGAATATCCCGATTGGGAACCCCCAGGGGCACAGTTGCAGAAGCTGTTGCAGGAACAGGGTGTGGGGGGCGTGATTTTGGTGGGAGGCAGTGCGGGTGATTTGATGTTGCGATCGCAACAGTTGCAATCCTGGGCGAAGTATCCTCTACTGATCGCTGCGGATATCGAGGAAGGTGTCGGACAGCGATTTGCTGGTGCAACTTGGTTTCCCCCGCCAATGGCGATCGCCAAGATTGCTGCAACAGAACCCTCAAAAGCTCAGGGTTATGCCACAGCAATGGGAGCCTATACCGCCCAGGAAGCCCTCGCCGTCGGGATTAATTGGGTCCTCGCCCCAGTGGTGGATGTGAATAACAATCCCGAAAACCCGGTGATTAATGTCCGTGCCTTTGGGGAAAATTCTCAAACCGCCAGTGAGTTAGCTTTAGCCTTTATGCGCGGTGCACAGAAATATCCGGTCCTCACCTGTGCCAAGCATTTTCCCGGACATGGGGATACGAGTGTGGATTCTCATATCGAGTTGCCGGTGTTACGACATTCCCCGGAACGATTAGAGTCGGTGGAACTTCCTCCGTTTCAACAGGCGATCACTGCTGGGGTGGATGCGGTGATGAGCGCTCACCTCTGTATAGAAGCCTGGGACCCCGAATATCCGGCGACTCTTTCCTCAAAGATTTTAACGGGTCAGTTACGCCAACGGTTCGGGTTTGAGGGGTTAATTGTCACTGATGCTTTGGTGATGGGGGCAATCGCCAAACGGTATGGTCCCAATGAAGCCCCAATTTTAGCCTTAGAAGCTGGGGCGGATATTTTATTAATGCCTGTGGACCCCGCCGAGGCGATTATGGCCCTCTGTAATGCCATCAAATCTGGTCGCATATCCCGCGATCGCATTCGCCAATCCGTAACCCGCATTTGGAAGGCGAAACAAAAACTTTTCTCTCCTTCTACGGTGGTCAATCCCCCCACTTCCCCCACCGCCCAACTGATTAATTTGTCTACTCCGGGCGCAATTAACTGTGTCGAAAATATCTTGCGGGAGTCTCAACAAATTGGGGGGTCTTTGCCTTTAGCCGTCCCTCAACCGGAATCTGGGGAGTATTGGAATAATTTATTGGTGACTGACTCTCTGGTTAATAGTACGTTTCTGAACAAACAAGCCCCGGCGATCGTCATGCCTAAGTCTAAAGGCTATCAATTCCAAGGCGTAGATTGTTCTACTCCCTGCCGAGGGCAAGACTTGAAGGCAATGGCAACGGTCAAAACTTTACTGCAAGTCTTTATCCGGGGTAATCCGTTCGGAGGACCCGCCCAGGTGACCCGCCTCGCCCGGGAATGGCTCACTCTATTATTAGAGACGGGACAATTGCAGGCGGTGGTGATTTACGGGAGTCCCTACGTTTTGGACGAATTTAAGCACCTCCTGCCTCCATCCATTCCGTTTGTGTTTTCTTATGGTCAAATGGGGGCCGCCCAGGCGATCGCCCTGGAAACGCTATTCGGACTAACCCCAACCCCCACCCAACCCAATCCGTTCTACTAA